The region AAACTGGCAATGGAGGCTGGCCAAATGGACTCACTGTGGATTATCTAGAGCGTCGCATCCTCTGGATCGATGCCAGGTCAGAAAAAAGGGCtcagacatgaacacactcacacaaacacctaTATTTGATGCACAAACAGTATCTTTCAGACATTCAATGAAATATTTGCGCTATTCGCAGGTCTGATGCCATTTATTCAGCCAAGTATGATGGTTCCGGGCTGATCGAGGTTCTGAGGGGGCACGAGTATCTGTCACATCCCTTCGCCGTCACCATGTATGGCGGAGAGGTTTACTGGACGGACTGGAGGACCAACACACTGGCCAAGGCCAACAAGTGGACAGGAAGCAACGTCACTGTGGTCCAGAGAACCAACACACAACCTTTTGACCTTCAGGTCTACCATCCATCCAGACAGCCGCAGGGTGAGAATCAcacacatgaccacacacatacagtcgaACTGCAGTTTGTAAATTTAAGCTCAGAAAAGCTTGTCAGTAGAGCTACAGAGGCAACTAGTATTATTCCTTCACAGTTAGTGTATTTATTATGAGAGTGACAACTCTTGTGAACCTTTAAGAAAACATAGAAATGTTATATATGCTGGATAATTTTTCCATACTCACTTCTCCATAGCTCCTAACCCGTGCGCAGCGAAAGATGGCAAGGAGCCCTGCTCTCATCTCTGTCTCATCAACTACAATCAGACGTTCTCGTGTGCCTGCCCTCACCTCATGAAGCTGGGCCCCGACAAACGCACTTGCTACGGTAAGCATGAACTGTAGAAAACACACTCTTTGATTCCCCTTTGAGCCAGCAGACAATTTCCCCTTCTGCTTGTCTTGGCAAAATCATCGTTGAATACCACAGTGTAATCCCTGTCCTTGCAGCATCACTTGtttccatttgtgtgtttgtttgtttgtgtgtgtgtgtgtgtgtgtgtgtgtgtgtgtgtgtgtgtgtgtgtgtgtgagagagagagagagagagagaggattaaACAATCTagactttttttcactttgaggTGCTATTGCTGTGACAGCTTTGGAGCGCATTGAAGTGTCTGTTCGTGAAAAGTGAGAGCGGGCCTGTTTATTCAGTGTGTGAGTTTTAGTATTCAGGGCAGCACTTTCTATTATCTTCGGGGTAATGGAATGGAGAGCCCCATTCTGTGTGTTGCAGGCATCAGCCACAACCCTCCACATCCACCACCTAGTCTGGCCTGGCCGATACAGCCTGACACCGTCATtactctccccctctctgtctccttccctctcttcctgtctatCATTTAAGCCGCACACAGTTAAATGATGATAGGACTGTTGAGACCAATGCAGTTGTAATGTATCTGCACTGATTGGATTCACTCTCGCTGTCACAGTGAGCTATCGAGTTAGCcagccagacagacacaatCATTAGAGTCAAAGATGCAATTGGATTAACTGTTTGTTCAAGTGGCAGGAATAATGCGCAGATCCACCCATCCATGCTGCAACCGCCTATCCACACAACACTGGCATTAGTGTGCACTCATGCATTTTACTTTTTGACTTGAAGGTGCATTTAACTCCTGATTACTCCCATTGAAGGCTGAAGGATGCATGTCAACGTGTTCCCTACCCTGCAGAGTCTCGTCAGTTCCTGCTGTACGCTCGCCAGATTGAGATCAGAGGAGTTGACATCGACAACCCCTACTACAACTACATCATCTCCTTCACTGTGCCCGACATCGACAACGTGACTGTGGTGGACTATGATGCTCTGGAGCACCGTATCTACTGGTCAGACGTCCGCACCCAGACCATCAAGAGAGCTTTCATCAATGGCACTGGAGTTGAGACTGTGGTCTCCGCTGGTATGGAAGAGGCAACACAATAGAAAACACACCATACTTAAGTCtcattgttttccatttgtatagtttttctgaaaaaatTATAGGTCCATATGCTTTTAAAAGTTTCCTTCTCCAAGAAGACACTGTTGCAGTTGCAGTTTGCAGTAAACAATGACCTCTTGTGGTGAGGTCACTACAGAAGGGGGGGGTTAGCAAagggtcaaatatgcagttctTCCCCGTTTCGCTCAGATTTTTGAATTAGACACTGATGCAGAAGGCATGCGTGGATTTTCGGTTCCTCTACTGAGAAGGTTGATTAATGGCTCTGCGTGTTTCTCCTTCTTCAGATCTGCCCAACGCTCACGGCCTGGCAGTGGACTGGGTGTCCAGAAACCTGTTCTGGACCAGTTACGATGCCAATAAGAAACAGATTAATGTTGCCAGACTGGACGGCTCCTTCAAAAATGCTGTAATCCAGGGCCTGGACAAACCACACTGTCTAGTGCTGCATCCAATACTGGGGTTAgtcgtccacacacacacacacgcactaaaGCTGTCACACAAGATGAAGCTTTCAGAAATTGCTCTCAGACACCCTTCTGATTTCACCTTTAACCtacaacacattcacagagaggtaaacacacacactcacactcatacacactcagGCAATGTCTGGCTGTCAGGCTCCCCCTGTTTGCACTCAGCGATGACAGGCAGAGTAGTTTAGTATAGGTCAGCGACCACCTATACCATCTATGGTATAGATGACCTCTGACAGTTTCTTCACTCAGGATGTGGTTCCAATTTTTGTCCCCTCGtgtcatctctctccttctgtcgctctctttctccatcttgcTCCGTTTCTATTTTGAAGCGCTGTGCTCAGAAAGAATATCTATGAATTATTAAGAGCcagtgtctgtgttgttttttgtcactATTTCTGTTccagtgtttattttacatCCTGTCCCCTCCTGCCTTGTTTAGTAAATGTCCatttttccctcccctcttccctcttgAAACCTCATCCCCCCGTCAGCCCCCCAAACAGAGCCTGGCCTCAGCCTGTCCTCTTACCAGCAGAGTAGAAACAGACCgtctgtatttatatatttagttttgtcCTGCAGGAATATGTGTGCTTTTGAGTATTTGAGGTGGATGAAGAAAGGATATTTTCTTAAGAAATGTCTCTGCccccttgtgtttttttgtgtactccttcctctctttcaaaGACCTAGCCTACTTAAACGGAGGAATGTTTCCGATTTGAGCATTGTTGGCATGAGGGAAAATGAGAAGCAGATGCTGGATCCATATGCTGGGcctgcctcctctttctggGTCACAAACACTGCCCAGAATATTTCCAGGAGTGGGTGGGGGCAAAGAGAGTCGTGGAGGGATAAActcaaacactgtgtgtgtgtgtgtgtgtgtgtgtgtgtgtgtgtgtgtgtgtgtgtgtgtgtgcgtgcaaagACACGAGAATGTGGGCATTTAAATGCTTCTGAAACTTCATTTAAAGGTATGTTAACAAACAGATGAAGTCCGTGGTGGATGTGGTAGGATTTAACAGGAAGTGAGTGATGGGGGCAGAGGATAGATACCCTTTAAACATAGACTACAGGCAGTgtaaacacagtgacacacaattACGTTGTCCTGTATACTCAGCATGAGTGTGTATGGGCGTTCACTGAGGACTTTGACCAGTTTGAGGAGCAAGGAAGTTGAAGGCAAAGGAAAGgtgtttatgtgagtgtgtgtggtgtgggaGAGTGATTATGTCAGTGATGGGATGACGAATCAGGTCTCTGAAAGAGAAGATTTTCAGTGGGTCTCTACCATCCAGTTTGTCAGCtcaaatgtatttctgcttCACCCAACTTCATATGAACTTGATTGGGCCTTAAATTGAAAACgacacatttaatttatttacaacatTCCTATTAAGGTCACATATGGTTTGGTATGATATTCAGACCAGATGCTCCACAGATTTGAcagtattttgttgttgctattACTATTGTTACTAATTGATTTAACCAGGCAGtctcattgagatcaagatcACTTTGTCatcaagagagaaaacatttagtATGATCAATGaacaaaataattataaaaacagGAACAGTCATAAGAACATCACATGATAAAGCTTTAAAATCCCCAAGGGAAATGAAAGAATGTAGCTCGAGAGCTGTTTGCAATTCATTCTTAAAAGGTGCATAGTACCCCAATCCAGTCCTGCCAAGATTAGTGTGGGATGTGTAAGGTTAAGAAGTTATTGGAATGTGTGCTGTAGTTAAGATTTATTCGAGAGAAGAGATGTGAGGTGGATTGGCTTCAGTGCGACAGGAAGTTCAGGATGACAAATTGATTCCCTTAAATCACGAGTTTATTATACCTTTTTGTCGATAAGAAAGCCCGTCCAATTTTGCCATACACTGAGCAATGAGGTTTGTGTTGGGAGGCTAGTGAGTGTTATTAGGTGGCCTATTGACTAAGTTTGATCAACAAGGCAAATTATGATGTGttgaaaataaatcagagttccccctcctcctgccgAGGCGGACTGCGGCTTTGCTGATTCTATCTGCCTGCCTCCTTCAGGAAACTCTACTGGACAGATGGGGACAGCATCCACATGGCCAACACAGACGGCGGCAACCGCACTGTCCTCTTCACCAACCAGAAAGGCCCCGTTGGTGAGTGACTCAGGCTGTTTGAAATTGCATACTAACATATTATGTTATGCGATATGACGTAAAATTATGTATCATAATATTATAAAATTATACTGGATAAATATTAAATTTAGTGGAAGAGGTTATGTTGATTTACATTAGTTTGCGTTTTTGAACACACCCATACTTCACCTCTTTCTGTGACCGCATGAGAGACAGCGCTCCCTAGTGGCAGGACAGGTCATCACACATCAGCGCTCTTGTTTTCCAGGTCTCTCCATTGACTTTGACACTGAGCAGCTGTACTGGATCAGCTCAGGAAACAGCACCATCAACCGCTGTAAACTGGACGGCTCCGGACTGGAAGTGCTTGAGGGGGTAAAGGGAAAGCTGACCAAGGCTACTGCTCTGGCCATCATGGGTAGGTCTCCCGGAAATTTTCATTTTAgccagtgtatgtgtgtgtatatgtagaGAGAGTAAAGCCATGTCATATGACAACTTCTTCGAGTGTTGAGCCccctgttgtgtgttttgtgtccttTAGGAGAGAAATTGTGGTGGGCGGATCAAGGAACTGACCAGATAGGAACCTGTGACAAAAAGGACGGTGGCAACTGGAAAGTCCTGAGGAACAGCACGTCTCCCATGATGCACATGAAAATCTACAATGAAACTGCGCAGAAAGGTGCCGGGGTTGGCTGCCACACGCCAACTTTTATTGAGCCTAtgcaacatttgttttggttaaatTACATaacaagaaatagaaaatgaaaggGAGGAAAATGTGTCCTTGTCTCATCGAAGGTCTGTTTTGCTTACTGCATGTAGCCTGTGTATCCACGCCAAAGCACATCTGTTTATGTCTTCGTAACTcctctttgatttgttttgtgtatttgttccTGTGCTTTTCTGTTCCCAGGCACCAATCTCTGCAGCAATAACAATGGAGACTGTTCCCAGCTGTGTCTCCCCACCTCCCCGACCACCAGGGCCTGCATGTGCACTGCAGGATACAGCCTGCGCACGGGGCAGCAGTCTTGTGAGGGTACgacacattcatgcacatgAATGCGTTCTTGATTTAGCCAAATTTGGATTCAGGAAttgatgaaaatgataaaagtgtGATGCAACACAAACTTTTCAAAGGCTTAAAACAGggaattttatttgtttgctgtAGGTGTTGGCTCTTTCCTGCTGTACTCTGTGCATGAGGGCATACGTGGTATTCCTTTGGACCCAGCAGACAAGTCTGATGCCCTGGTACCAGTGTCAGGCACCTCCCTGGCTGTAGGCATAGATTTCCATGCTGGtaagacattttacaacataATATTTATTCTCAAATGCTATATAAGGAAGAATTCCCCCAGCATGAAGGTATTCTGTCTATTCTGTCTGGCTTAATTTACCACTGCATTTCGTATGTGTTACTGTATGAGTAACTGTATAATGAGTATAGGAAAGTTCTGTTCAGTCCAACTCTTTTATGTTTCACTCGTTTTCAGACAACGACACTATCTACTGGGTGGACATGGGCCTGAGCACCATTAGCAGGGCCAAGAGAGACCAGACCTGGAGAGAGGACGTGGTCACTAATGGCATCGGCAGGGTGGAGGGCATCGCTGTCGACTGGATAGCAGGTGAGATACACCTCAgacctgtaaaaaaaacatgaccGAAATTGTGGAATTCAAACAGTATCAATCATGCATACTtataaactgtgttttacttttgCTGACAGTGTATCTATCATCCTTGCAAAGACTGCTACTGTCTGTTACCACACAGTAGGGGAGGCAGGAAGCAGGaatagagacaaagagacaaaaaaaatatttcttgtttAATTAATGTCACTTAAAGTGTCAAAAAGGAGGTCAGACAGGGAGATATCTGCATCACTATACATGCAGAACATGCTCAGGATCTGCCAGAGAATCATTGTCTCTCCTCCGTCCTCTACAGGAAACATCTACTGGACAGACCAAGGCTTTGATGTGATCGAGGTGGCCAGACTGAACGGCTCCTTCCGCTATGTGGTGATCTCCCAGGGCCTGGACAAGCCTCGCGCCATCACTGTCCACCCGGAGAAAGGGTGAGGAAAAGAACACCGGGTCTAGCTCCACTTAGTCCTGTAGCTGTCATTAGCTTCTGCTTCTGTCATTTCTCTTGTTATTGATTACTCtgtgctttgctgtgtttgtgtgtgtgtgtgtgtgtatagctaCCTGTTTTGGACAGAGTGGGGCCAGTACCCTCGTATAGAACGGTCTTGTCTGGATGGCTCTCAGAGGGCTATCCTGGTCAATGCCAGTATCAGCTGGCCCAACGGGATCTCCGTCGACTATGAGGTGCAGTGTAACGGACCATTCTTGCATTTATATTGCTATATTACAGTGCAGCAGGTGGACATTGCATCACAACATTATCTCTGGTTACCGTCCGTGTGCGTGTAGGAGAGCATGCTGTACTGGTGTGACGCCAGGACGGACAAGATTGAGCGCATCAACCTGGAGACCGGAGAGAACAGGGAAGTGGTGCTggccaacaacaacatggacatgttctctgtgtctgtgtttgagagCTACATCTACTGGAGTGACAGGTCAGATATACCCACCTCGGTGTTACAGTGTCCTCACTTTTGGATTGTTTGTTAGTGATATTCACAGTCACCGTAATATATTTCTCATCTGCAAGCTTTAGCCtcagtttcattatttttgtctgtctgctttgaaCCAGGACACATGCTAATGGCTCCATAAAGAGAGGCAGCAAGGACAACGCCACGGACTCTGTGTCTCTGAGGACTGGTATTGGGGTGCAGCTCAAAGATATCAAGGTTTTCAATAGGGCCAGACAGCAAGGTAAGCAGCAGggtgtttattttgaaattgtaatGTCTGCTTAAAATGTGAACGATGAGCATTGTTCAAGGTATTTGTATTTCTATGAAATTAATAGTTAATCAAATAATGGCACTTAACACATTTTTCTATGCTGTTAGAGTGCATTTTTTGTGCAATTCCATTTTGAATATGAGAAATTTAATTTGGTGTTGATGATTATTTCCTGTGTACAGGAACAAATGTGTGCAAAGACAACAACGGCGGGTGCCAGCAGCTTTGCCTTTACCGTGGCAACGGACAGCGTACATGCGCCTGTGCCCATGGCATGCTGGCTGAAGACGGCAGCAGCTGCCGTGACTATGATGGCTACCTGCTCTACTCAGAGCGCACCATACTAAAGAGTGTCCACCTGTCAGATGAAAACAACCTGAATGCGCCCATTAAACCGTTTGAGGACCCTGAGCACATGAAGAATGTCATTGCACTCACTTTTGATtacagaggaggtggaggaaagggAGCTAACCGCATCTTCTTCAGTGACATCCACTTTGGCAACATCCAGCGGATCAGTGATGACGGATCTGACCGCAAGACCGTGGTAGAAAGTGAGTATTCCCACATCTTAAGTTTGTGTAAACCTTTTGTAAACACCCTCTTATCCTTTAACAACCAACCTCCACCCAGCTTATTTCCCAGTTTATCTACAGTGTATTCCCCCTCCCATAGTTGATATTGGGTCTGTCATTAGTCAAGAGTCGTTTTTGGTTACTCACTTTTGTGAATAAGAACCTCAGTTGTAAACATCAGAAGACTTCCCACTGAGAAGTCTTGGAGAGGAAAACAGTTAGAGTTCCCCAAAACACTCCCACTGATCTAAACAGAACCAAgaagcttttattctgaagttGTAGCCAAACtagaaacaaaaggaaagacCTTTTTTATCTGTGCTTTGAGAACATAAACAGGCCGACAGACTTTCATTCACCTTATCTCAGCACAACAAGACACAGGAGCACTGTTAATGTTTTACCAAAGTGCCTTTACTTCAAACTGTTTTACAAGGAATGCATGATTCAGGATTGTTTGTTCCACTGTCCCTGTAGAGCGGCACCTCCCAGGGCTAACGGTTTGATCGTATACAATATCGAGACTACCAGTGAATGTCATTAAGAGGCAAAGATGTTGGATGTTGTCCCTGGTTGTCTTGTTAAGTAGACTTTCCTTGTGAGGGTAATGGTTTTGTCCTTTCAGCAAAGCAACTCAGCTTGTGATCGTTTTATTGTGATACCCAGTTATCAGGAGTTTGTGTGTCAGGTGTTCAGTTATCAAGGTTGTTGTTGATAGCAATACTGTCAGGCAGCAGCCATAGCCACAGCCCCACTGGCTCTTTGCCCTCCCCTCTTGAACAGCCTCAGTAGGTCTTGTCTGAACTTTTGGGACATGAGTACATAAAGGATGGGGTTCATCACTGTAGAGGAGGTCGCCATGAGGCGTGCAAACACGCTGAAGGGGCCGTAGCGCGGTGAGACGCCAGTGGCCCCTGAGCTTTCATCCGCCAATAAGGCCAGCGTCAGGCCGTAGGATGGCAGCCAGCACAGGGTAAAAGCCAGCACCAGCATGGCCAACGTCTGAGTCACTTTGCTCTGGTAGCGCTCTACTTGGGGGGCCCTCCCAGCATGCTGACTCCCCCACAGGAAAATGTAGATTCTGCCGTACGCCACTGCAATGGTGACCAGTGGAAGCAAGAAGGCCACGAGGAAGTGAAACAATCCATAGATCAGCTGGTCTCGGTGGGATAGGAAAGCAAAGCAAGCAAGGCCGTCAGAGGCTCGGCAAGGGGTTCCCACAAAGCGAAAGACCAGCTGGGGAGCAGCCAGACAGCAGGCCGGGACccagaggagagcagcagctaTAGACACCCGGCGAGGGGAGAGGAGGCCATAGGCTCTGACAGGCTGCACCACAGTCAGACAGCGAGACACAGCCAGCGTGGCCAGTGTGAAGACGCTGGCCGAGGAGCAGGCCGATCCCAAGAAGCCCACCAGACGACACATGAAGTCTCCAAACGGCCATTGCTGCATGGATATGGCAACAGTGTGGAAGGGAAGCATGGAGAGCAAAAGCAGGTCTGCAGTGCTCAGAGCCAGCAGGAGGACGTCTGTTCCTGTGCCCGTCATGGAGCTTTGAGGAGACTGTCCCACCCCCCTTCTCCGCCTCCCACACAGGATCACCATCACCATGGTGTGCCCACCGACTCCCAGCAC is a window of Enoplosus armatus isolate fEnoArm2 chromosome 3, fEnoArm2.hap1, whole genome shotgun sequence DNA encoding:
- the LOC139282326 gene encoding galanin receptor type 2-like, translated to MLLRNSTCSEGLLGNSSDTGLGNVEQVLVPILDALILVLGVGGHTMVMVILCGRRRRGVGQSPQSSMTGTGTDVLLLALSTADLLLLSMLPFHTVAISMQQWPFGDFMCRLVGFLGSACSSASVFTLATLAVSRCLTVVQPVRAYGLLSPRRVSIAAALLWVPACCLAAPQLVFRFVGTPCRASDGLACFAFLSHRDQLIYGLFHFLVAFLLPLVTIAVAYGRIYIFLWGSQHAGRAPQVERYQSKVTQTLAMLVLAFTLCWLPSYGLTLALLADESSGATGVSPRYGPFSVFARLMATSSTVMNPILYVLMSQKFRQDLLRLFKRGGQRASGAVAMAAA